Within the Legionellales bacterium genome, the region GACTCATGTATTCGACATCTATTCCCAGGGGATGATTAAAGTGCACGCCACATAAAATAACTTCATGCGAATGCGATAAATTAAACTGCATGTTTTGTGGATTTTGCGCAGGAATAATGACAGGTTTACCCTGTTTTAAATAGTCGAACTGAATTTCTTCTGGAGCCAAACATAAATACCGCGCTAAAATCAATCGCAATGCACCGCGAGCGATAATAAAACGATTCCTATCCACTTCAAAATGATAACGCGCTGCTCGTTGTAATTCTTCAGCATTTAATAGAGCCTGATAACGTGGCAAGCGCGAAGATTCACTCACCGTGGTTAGATGATAAATATCTAAATCCTGATGATTAAGCTCATAATCCTCATCCAAACTTTGCCAAGCATCGGTTAACACATCCATGCTACTGCCTCTTAGTTAATTCATCATTTCGTTGATTACCTTTTAATTGGCATAACCTACCACCGTTGGAATGCCATTAAGTGCTCGCGCCACCGCTTCAGCCGTTTCCCAATGTATATAATAATTATTTTGTAACGCCATGCCGCTTAATAATTCGATGGCTTTCGCAATATCATCGCGAGGATGATCTTTATCATCCGATAATGGTACATGAGCTGCAAATAATACTTGGTTATTGGCTACGCCCACTTGATAAGGCGCATTAATGATGCGAACTTCCGGCGCCTCTTTTTTGGTTAACCAGACTGAAGATGTGATTAATTTAACGGGTTCAGGAGTCGCACCGGTTTTTTCTTTATTTTCGCTGTCGCTGTTGTTGTCGACCTTTGCCGCTTTTGCTTTAGGTTTTGGGATCGTTTTTCCTGCCATAATCGTCGTAAATAAATCCTGAATATCCGCTGTCCACAAACGAATACAACCTGAACTGACTCTAAGCCCCACAGAATTCTGATCGTTGGTACCATGGATTAAATAGGTGCCGCGATCTAAACTGGTACGAATTTTATAATAACCCAATGGATTAGTTTCACCCGCTGCAATTTCATCGGGATAATATTGTCCGGTTAATTTGAAATGCGCTTTTTGCATTTTTTTGGTAGGTCGCCAAGTTGGATTTTCCACCATCTCTGTCACGCGTGCTGGCTGTTCATCGGGTGTTACGGGAGTTTGCCAGCCGCGTTTACCAATTCCCACTGGATAGGTTTTAACTTCATTTTTGCCAGGTGGATAATAATATAAACGCAGTTCTGCAAGGTTAATAAATAGTCCTTTATACTGACCATCGGCCGTAGCCGGTAAAATAAACTGGTTGGGTATCGTGATCTTGGTGCCTTCCACTAATTCCCAATCGGGTTTTATCTTGGGATTAGCTTCAATCATTTCATAAATACCTAGATCATAGCGCTTGCCGATTTTATACAAGGTGTCGTGAGGTTGTGATTGAATATTGAATACTTCACCCACAATTTTGTGATCGCCAGGCGGCAATGAAAATGTGGCAGCATGAGCTAATAGCGAAAAACTCGCTAACAGTACGTTTAAAAAAATGATGACAAACTTCATTATTATTTTGCTCCTACGAGTTTATTTTAATCGAAACGATATTGTCCTGAACGTGCCATTTCTTGCAAACGCGCAATCCGATCTTGAGTGGATGGATGGGTTGAAAATAATGAGGCTATTTTTTCGCCTTGTAAAGGATTCACAATAAATAAATGCGCCGTGGCTGGATGAGTTTCGGTTTGGGAAGAATGAATAGTGTGTTTAGTGGCTTCGAGTTTTTCTAAAGCACTAGCTAGCCATAAAGGATTGCCGCATAACGCCGCTCCTCCCGCATCGGCGGCATATTCGCGAGAACGCGATACAGCCATTTGAATTAAACCCGCGGCCATAGGTGCAAGCACCATCATTAAAATTTCGCCAATCACTGAACCGTGATTATCGTCGCGATTACCACCAAAAATTGAAGACCACATCGCAAAATTAGCCAGCATACTAATTGCACCACCAATGGTTGCAGCAATTGCGCTGATTAACGTATCGCGATGCCGCACATGAGTTAATTCATGCGCCATAACGCCCATGATTTCTTGTTTATTTAAGCGCGCCATTAATCCGGTTGTCGCTGCCACACTGGCATTTTCAGGATTTCGTCCGGTCGCAAAAGCATTAGGCATGTCATCTTCAATTAAATACACTTTTGGCATGGGAATATTTGCCCGTCCACTTAATTCCATGACCGCTTGATATAAGCCTGTTCTATCGCTAGCATCTACTTCGGTGGCATGATACATGCTTAAAACTAATTTATCCGAAAACCAATACGCGCCTAAATTCATGAATGCCGCGATCACTAACGCAATCAGCATGCCCGCTTTACCACCCAGCAAACCACCAATAACCAATAATAATCCGGTGAGTCCGCCTAATAATAAGGTTGTTTTCATCATATTCATTGTTTATACCTCCACAAATTAGTTAAGCATATACCTCGTAGATTTCAAGAGATATTTATCTTGCCATAATCAATTGTTACTGGTGACGTAGTCATCTTAAACTTAAATTAGGGTTAAACTCTGGTATAGCACTTTAATGGCGCTAAGCGTATACTGATTTTTATTTTGAAACAAGGATGATTCCGCGAATGCCAAACCCAATCGTCTTTATTCACGGATGGAATTCCAATGGCGATGCACTAAAACCACTCGCACAACAAATTGCAACCGCCACTTCGCGTCCGGTGAGTGATATTAATCTCGCCAATTATATTTCCTTAAACGATCACATTATTATCGATGATTTAATTGACGCCTTACAAGCCGCCTGGATTGCCAAACGCTTGCCCACCGAACTCGCAAGCACCGATGTCGTGGTGCACTCAACGGGTGGATTAATTATTCGTGGTTGGATCGCCCGTTATTATCAACCCAATACCGTGCCGATTAAACATTTATTAATGTTAGCGCCCGCGAATTTTGGATCGCCATTAGCGCAAAAAGGCCGCTCATTATTAGGAAGAGTAATAATTGGCTCACAATCCTCTTATTTATTTCAAACCGGTGCACCCATTTTAAAAGCGTTAGAAACTGCGAGTAGTTACACCTGGGATTTAGCCTTGCAGGATCGTTTTGGGAAATATAATTATTATCGCCCGGGAAATATTCTTTGCACGGTATTAATCGGTAATCGTGGATTATCAGGACTATCCGCTGCGGTAAATGAAATCGGTACCGATGGAGTAGTCCGTTTATCGGCTGCAAATATGAATTGTGCGTGGTGTGATATTGATTTTCGCGAACCCCAACAATATCAACTGACCTTATCTAAAGGAAAAACAGCATTTGGCATTATTGATGGGGAAAATCATGAAACCATTACCGGCTCAAATGGAAAATTTGCCAACCCCGATACTTTTAAAACCATCATTAATGCTTTAACCGTAAGCGATGATCAATTTAATAGCTGGATAAAAACATTAAATGATAATAATCAACGCGCCATTCATCTGGAAAATACAGCCTTAAATTGCAATTGCTTTCAAAATACCGTGTGTCATTTAGAAGATCAGCACGCCAACTCTGTGAATGATTATTTTCTAGAATTTACCAATCCTACTAATGACACTTCGTGGGTGGCAGAAAAATTCCACGGGGAAATTATTCGTGGCGTTCATGCATTTAGCGACGATCCCAGTTATCGCAGTTTATTTATTGATACCACGATTTTACAAACCTTGTATCAAGATACTAAACCTGATGTTCATTTAAATATTAGTGCAGAACCTCAAATCAAACAGACGAATTTAGTGGGCTTTACTCAAGTTTCGCCTATTCTCTTAGATCGAGACGCCGTATTAAAACTCTTTCAACCCAATCGCACCCTGTTTGTCGATATGCGTTTACAACGTTTGCAAACATCACAAGTCTTGC harbors:
- a CDS encoding 4'-phosphopantetheinyl transferase superfamily protein produces the protein MDVLTDAWQSLDEDYELNHQDLDIYHLTTVSESSRLPRYQALLNAEELQRAARYHFEVDRNRFIIARGALRLILARYLCLAPEEIQFDYLKQGKPVIIPAQNPQNMQFNLSHSHEVILCGVHFNHPLGIDVEYMSRDCDYLEIAKRFFSAKEFEDLQSLPFSQIPLGFFSAWTRKEAFIKALGDGLSYPLKQFDVSLKPDSSAKILRIQRDPNAVKKWFLHAFRPQEEYVAAVALATTINKIHFWRWSL
- a CDS encoding L,D-transpeptidase family protein, with amino-acid sequence MKFVIIFLNVLLASFSLLAHAATFSLPPGDHKIVGEVFNIQSQPHDTLYKIGKRYDLGIYEMIEANPKIKPDWELVEGTKITIPNQFILPATADGQYKGLFINLAELRLYYYPPGKNEVKTYPVGIGKRGWQTPVTPDEQPARVTEMVENPTWRPTKKMQKAHFKLTGQYYPDEIAAGETNPLGYYKIRTSLDRGTYLIHGTNDQNSVGLRVSSGCIRLWTADIQDLFTTIMAGKTIPKPKAKAAKVDNNSDSENKEKTGATPEPVKLITSSVWLTKKEAPEVRIINAPYQVGVANNQVLFAAHVPLSDDKDHPRDDIAKAIELLSGMALQNNYYIHWETAEAVARALNGIPTVVGYAN
- the htpX gene encoding zinc metalloprotease HtpX gives rise to the protein MNMMKTTLLLGGLTGLLLVIGGLLGGKAGMLIALVIAAFMNLGAYWFSDKLVLSMYHATEVDASDRTGLYQAVMELSGRANIPMPKVYLIEDDMPNAFATGRNPENASVAATTGLMARLNKQEIMGVMAHELTHVRHRDTLISAIAATIGGAISMLANFAMWSSIFGGNRDDNHGSVIGEILMMVLAPMAAGLIQMAVSRSREYAADAGGAALCGNPLWLASALEKLEATKHTIHSSQTETHPATAHLFIVNPLQGEKIASLFSTHPSTQDRIARLQEMARSGQYRFD
- a CDS encoding alpha/beta hydrolase, whose amino-acid sequence is MPNPIVFIHGWNSNGDALKPLAQQIATATSRPVSDINLANYISLNDHIIIDDLIDALQAAWIAKRLPTELASTDVVVHSTGGLIIRGWIARYYQPNTVPIKHLLMLAPANFGSPLAQKGRSLLGRVIIGSQSSYLFQTGAPILKALETASSYTWDLALQDRFGKYNYYRPGNILCTVLIGNRGLSGLSAAVNEIGTDGVVRLSAANMNCAWCDIDFREPQQYQLTLSKGKTAFGIIDGENHETITGSNGKFANPDTFKTIINALTVSDDQFNSWIKTLNDNNQRAIHLENTALNCNCFQNTVCHLEDQHANSVNDYFLEFTNPTNDTSWVAEKFHGEIIRGVHAFSDDPSYRSLFIDTTILQTLYQDTKPDVHLNISAEPQIKQTNLVGFTQVSPILLDRDAVLKLFQPNRTLFVDMRLQRLQTSQVLQINSL